One region of Trichosurus vulpecula isolate mTriVul1 chromosome 1, mTriVul1.pri, whole genome shotgun sequence genomic DNA includes:
- the HTR1A gene encoding 5-hydroxytryptamine receptor 1A yields MDGFTHSNPLPPGHTDLNNQSNSTTSSDSPYDRGNSTDFSDVTFGYQVVTSVLLGSLILCAVIGNACVVAAIVLERSLQNVANYLIGSLAVTDLMVSVLVLPMAALYQVLNKWTLGQVTCDIFISLDVLCCTSSILHLCAIALDRYWAITDPIDYVNKRTPRRAAVLISLTWLIGFLISIPPMLGWRTPEDRSNPDACTISKDHGYTIYSTFGAFYIPLLLMLVLYGRIFKAARFRIRKTVKKAEKSRNSCFSTSPAPLPKKSINGEPRGKNWRRGAEPKTVGAPCVNGAVRQGEDRAALEVIEIHHYSNSKDHLTLPSDAGGVPSTTSFEKKNERNAEAKRKMALARERKTVKTLGIIMGTFILCWLPFFIVALVLPFCESSCHMPDSLGAIINWLGYSNSLLNPVIYAYFNKDFQSAFKKIVRCKFCRQ; encoded by the coding sequence ATGGATGGATTCACACACAGCAACCCTTTGCCCCCTGGCCACACTGACCTTAACAATCAGAGCAACAGCACTACCTCCAGTGACTCGCCCTACGATCGGGGCAATAGTACTGATTTCTCAGACGTGACTTTCGGCTACCAGGTAGTCACCTCGGTGCTGCTCGGCTCCCTGATCCTCTGCGCGGTGATCGGCAATGCCTGTGTGGTGGCCGCAATTGTCCTGGAGCGCTCCCTGCAGAACGTGGCTAACTATCTCATCGGCTCGCTGGCTGTCACCGACCTGATGGTTTCCGTGCTGGTTTTGCCCATGGCTGCTCTCTACCAGGTCCTCAACAAGTGGACCCTGGGCCAGGTGACCTGCGACATTTTTATCTCCCTGGATGTACTCTGCTGCACGTCGTCCATCCTGCACCTGTGTGCCATTGCCCTGGACAGGTACTGGGCCATTACTGATCCTATTGACTATGTAAATAAGAGGACCCCCCGGAGAGCTGCTGTTCTAATCAGCCTCACCTGGCTCATAGGCTTTCTGATCTCTatcccacccatgctgggctggcGGACCCCGGAAGACCGCTCTAACCCCGACGCTTGCACGATCAGCAAAGACCACGGCTATACCATTTACTCTACATTTGGCGCCTTCTACATTCCCCTGCTGCTGATGCTGGTGCTGTACGGGCGAATCTTCAAGGCTGCCCGGTTCCGTATCCGCAAGACAGTCAAGAAGGCAGAGAAGTCCCGGAACAGCTGCTTCAGCACTTCCCCAGCTCCCCTACCCAAGAAGAGCATCAATGGGGAGCCCAGGGGCAAGAACTGGAGGCGCGGGGCGGAGCCCAAGACTGTGGGGGCACCCTGCGTCAATGGGGCTGTGAGGCAGGGTGAGGATCGCGCCGCCCTGGAGGTGATTGAGATCCACCACTACAGCAATTCTAAGGACCACCTAACGCTCCCCAGTGACGCTGGTGGAGTCCCCAGCACCACCTCCTTCGAGAAGAAGAACGAAAGGAATGCAGAAGCCAAGAGAAAGATGGCCTTGGCCCGGGAGAGGAAGACTGTCAAAACGTTGGGCATCATAATGGGTACTTTTATCCTCTGTTGGCTGCCATTCTTCATCGTGGCCCTGGTCCTACCCTTCTGCGAGAGTAGCTGTCACATGCCCGACTCGCTGGGTGCGATCATCAACTGGCTAGGCTACTCCAATTCCCTGCTCAACCCTGTCATCTATGCCTACTTCAACAaagatttccaaagtgctttcaagAAGATCGTCAGGTGCAAATTCTGCCGGCAGTGA